From one Notolabrus celidotus isolate fNotCel1 chromosome 24, fNotCel1.pri, whole genome shotgun sequence genomic stretch:
- the LOC117808182 gene encoding leucine-rich repeat-containing protein 3-like, which produces MGASQRWRSAIKPPSFASFLFVETLLLSMIMTACACPKVCHCTDRNGVVVQCTSRNLESIPTNLPKDTVVLLLSSNRIRHITREAFTDLHRLRELDLSQNAIENVEVGAFQGISESLRTLDLSNNHLSGLPKDTFAKLHARVRLSNNPWHCECSLQEVLRELRLDPETVNEVSCYTSVQEEYVGQSVIQVLDSGINFCNFHHKTTDVAMFVAMFGWFSMVTAYIIYYIKHNQEDARRHMEYLKSLPSTSHISKDCDTASSVL; this is translated from the coding sequence ATGGGGGCCTCTCAAAGGTGGAGGTCAGCGATAAAGCCTCCGTCCTTTGCTTCATTTCTGTTCGTGGAAACATTGTTGCTTTCAATGATAATGACTGCCTGCGCGTGTCCTAAGGTCTGTCACTGCACGGACAGGAATGGTGTGGTGGTGCAGTGCACCTCACGCAACTTGGAGAGCATCCCAACGAACTTGCCAAAGGACACGGTCGTTCTCCTGCTTTCATCTAACCGGATCAGACACATCACAAGGGAGGCCTTCACGGACCTCCATCGCCTCAGGGAACTGGACTTATCACAAAACGCCATTGAGAACGTGGAGGTCGGTGCCTTTCAAGGAATTTCAGAGAGCCTGCGGACCTTGGATCTTTCCAACAACCACCTCAGCGGCCTCCCAAAAGACACCTTCGCCAAGCTGCACGCCCGGGTCCGCCTTTCTAACAACCCCTGGCACTGCGAGTGCTCTTTGCAGGAGGTGCTGCGGGAGCTGAGGCTGGACCCTGAGACAGTGAACGAGGTCAGCTGCTACACGTCGGTGCAGGAGGAGTACGTGGGACAATCTGTCATCCAAGTCCTGGACTCTGGAATCAACTTTTGCAACTTCCATCACAAGACGACAGATGTGGCCATGTTTGTTGCCATGTTCGGCTGGTTCTCCATGGTGACCGCTTACATCATTTACTACATCAAACACAACCAGGAGGACGCCAGGAGGCACATGGAGTACCTTAAATCCCTGCCTAGCACGTCACATATTAGCAAGGACTGTGACACAGCCAGCAGTgtgctttaa
- the LOC117808179 gene encoding poly(rC)-binding protein 3-like, with the protein MEPIKVQSEGGLNVTLTIRLLMHGKEVGSIIGKKGETVKKMREDSGARINISEGNCPERIVTITGPTDAIFKAFAMIAYKFEEDIINSMSNSPATSKPPVTLRLVVPASQCGSLIGKGGSKIKEMRESTGAQVQVAGDMLPNSTERAVTISGAPEAIIQCVKQICVVMLESPPKGATIPYRPKPASTPVIFSGGQVRADPLGASTANLSLLLQHQPLPAYTIQGQYAIPHPDLSKLHQLAMQQTPFTPLGQTTPAFPAAGLDASNQASTHELTIPNDLIGCIIGRQGTKINEIRQMSGAQIKIANAMEGSSERQITITGTPANISLAQYLINARFRDVAAMWNDPSSMTTS; encoded by the exons ATGGAGCCCATCAAGGTCCAATCAGAAGGTGGACTGAATGTGACCCTCACCATCCGTCTGCTGATGCACGGCAAG GAGGTTGGGAGCATCATAGGAAAG AAAGGAGAAACGGTGAAGAAAATGCGTGAAGAT AGCGGTGCACGTATCAACATCTCAGAGGGGAACTGCCCTGAGAGAATAGTCACCATCACCGGGCCGACGGACGCTATTTTCAAGGCCTTTGCCATGATCGCCTACAAGTTTGAAGAG GATATAATCAACTCTATGAGCAACAGTCCAGCCACCAGTAAACCCCCTGTAACCCTGAGGCTTGTCGTCCCGGCCAGCCAGTGCGGCTCGCTCATCGGGAAAGGAGGCTCCAAAATCAAAGAAATGAGAGAG TCCACAGGAGCTCAGGTGCAGGTTGCAGGCGACATGCTCCCCAACTCCACTGAGCGAGCGGTGACGATTTCAGGGGCCCCAGAAGCCATCATCCAGTGTGTCAAACAGATATGTGTGGTGATGCTGGAG TCCCCACCGAAAGGTGCCACCATCCCCTACCGCCCCAAGCCTGCCTCCACCCCTGTCATTTTTTCAGGTGGCCAGGTAAGAGCAGACCCACTGGGGGCGTCCACAGCCAACCTCAGCCTCTTACTGCAGCACCAGCCACTGCCT GCTTATACCATTCAAGGACAGTACGCCATCCCTCATCCAGAT TTGAGCAAGCTCCACCAGTTGGCTATGCAGCAAACCCCCTTTACCCCCCTCGGACAGACCACCCCTGCCTTCCCCG CAGCAGGTCTGGATGCCAGTAACCAGGCCAGTACTCATGAACTCACCATTCCCAATGAT CTAATAGGCTGCATAATCGGACGCCAGGGAACCAAAATCAACGAGATCCGTCAGATGTCTGGGGCGCAGATCAAAATTGCTAACGCCATGGAAGGGTCATCGGAGCGCCAGATCACCATCACAGGGACCCCCGCCAACATCAGCCTGGCCCAATACCTCATCAATGCAAG GTTCAGAGACGTGGCGGCTATGTGGAACGACCCATCTTCCATGACCACATCCTGA